The genome window TTAAGAAATAGTAAACTTCCACAATGATCATAATATGAGAGATATGCAGCATGAACCTAAAAACCAGAAAGGCCATCATGCCTTGTGGTTGCTTTATCTGTATTATGGAATCTTACATGTGGGTATACATAGCCTTTGTTTGTCAAAGCCTAAATTGTCAATACTGCAAAACAGTTTGACATCCTGCTCGATTTCCTTCCACCTACAAATAGCCGAAAATTTACATGCAATTTATACAGCAGGCATATACCGCATCTTTTCTGTTCATTTGAATATTTACTTGCACTATAAATGATAATCCACATAATGAGTTTGAGCAGACATTTCAGGGCTTAGATTAACATTACCATGTCAATTAGAGAAATAATTACCATGTCTTAACAATTAAACAGGCAAATAAAAGTAGTCTAACTTTGCTGCATTCTCCCATTAGATCTTTCTTAGCCCAAGAGATCAGAAGATACATTCAAAGCAGGAAAATAACATAAAACAGGAAACAAAAAGCAGATTTTCACATCAGGGGTATAAAGTATTGGGAAATTACCATCTTTGCAACTTTCTTCCAGAACTTAGGAGTTGCCTTAGCAGCAAAATAAGCTTTCTGCAATGCCAACTCTTGTTCCTTGGTCCACCCTTTAGCAATAACATGCCCATCCTCTTCCTGGGCTCTCTTCCTCTTCACACCTCTCTGTTTCTCTCCCAAGTCAATACTCTCCTCAGGATTCTCTCCTCCCTCAGTTGCAACTTCTGATGAGGGTTTAGCAGGAAAAGTTTCAATCTTTTCCAACTTGCTTGTAGAAGGCTTACCAATTCTGCCACCGTGTTTGGCTTTTCCTTCGTCAGCCTGAGACAGGCAAGAACGCCGAGTAGCCCTCTTCTCCGACTTAACCACTGATTTATTTGATGAATTCACACGCGCTTTGGACTTTATCTCAGGCGGGTTAGGAGTCTTATTGGAAGTCCTAATTGCGGGACAGGCCAAAACTATATCCCTGTATCCTTTTTCCACAGAACTTACCTCAATCCAATCCTTGGTGACCCTTTTCTCAAAGCTACCATTCTCTGCAATCCTCTTGGATCGCCTGAGAGGAGTGAAATCCTCAACTTGGCTAATCAGTATTGAAGATCTTCGCGACCTAGGGTACGAATTTGAGGAAATTACCGAGCCATTAGTAATTGCCTTCGCCTTCTTCGGAACTTCTTTTGAACACTCAAATCGACTAATCAATCTAGAAGACCTTCGAGGACCAGTACTCGAATCTCCGGACATTACCGAACCACTAGACTTTTCCGTTATCCTTCCCGGAGCTTCTCTCTGCTTTTTGTTCAAAGAAATTTTGCGATTGGAGCTGAGAGGAGTAGAGTCGGCGTTCGGGGCCCGAATTGCCCTCGGCTCGATCTCTGGAGTCACCGGATGTTCTAAATCCTGTTGATTCTTGGGAAGAAACCGGGGAGACCTTCTGAGAGAGACGGCGTGCTTGTCTTCTTCGACGGAAGTTCTATGACGCATTTTTGCAAACAGGTTGCGGTTGTGTGCTCAGATTGAGAACACGGAGAACGAGACGGAGGTACAACTCAGTGAAGCTGTGGAGGCAGCGAGAGGGAAATGtgtaaattcaaaaaaaaaataaaaatggaacgaCAAATCTGATTAACCGATTTTACTTCTAGATCCAAGGTCACTGGCCCAATAATTAAAGTGCGAAGCCCGTTCGCAATAGGCCCAATAACTTATTTGCACTAAACTTAAATATATGGTTGGATCCGGAAAACATTTGACCCAATTATGAAGCCCATCTTAGGATAACACCGCatattttactgtggaccatggtccaaaacgtTGACGTTTCTTTTAGTAAAAAGAAACGGAACCCGTTCGCGCCGTTCTGCGTAAAGTAGCTCTGTttatataacatattcagtttcattttatatacgcTGTAtagtagtttcatttcaacacaactacagtttcattttgatataactacagtttcattcgacattatacactcaaatatgtggaactgttattcagtttcattttatatacactttagtttcattacaacacaactacagtttcattagacaatatacactcaaatatgtgaaattgttatttagtttcattttatatacactacagttttatttcaatacaactatagtttcatttcaattcaattatagtttcatttgataatataaaaataataggggagacaatttcattttagttacactgtagtttcattttgtaaTTAACACAGCAAAAATACGGGCTCCGTTAAGATGTAACAACagtcgtttctttacttaaagaaacggtgtCATTTTTGTAccatgatccacgatataacgattgttgGACTTTTGGTACCTTAGACCATGATTTACATTGCAATGTATCACTGAAATACAATATTATTCTTGGTATACTGAACGTTCATTcttttataattcatttttagtatactacgTGAAAATAAACTTTCAGTATATCAAAAGTAAACATGCACGGAGTATCAATTGTTCATCTTACCATGCTGATCTCATAGTCatagtccacggtataatttgccggtATCACGTACTGTCCAATTGATTCGAATgaaaatcaatcaatttatgtTAAATAATGTCTCAACTTTGACAATTATAAATATAGTAACATatgttagaaaaaaaataatgaattcaAATCAGCTAAGAGATTGATTAGATGAGTATAGAAAGGTGACATGTGGTctttgtattatattgttttagaAGTGAGAGATGGATAAGATGAGTATAGAAAGGTGACTTGTGGtcttttgtattatattgttttagaAGTGATTACATGTggataaaaatcataaaatgcTTAAATATTGTAAAGCAGGTGATGTCCTCACAAGTACAAACTCCTAAATTGGTAGTGTGATtacaaaaattagagaaatcATTGAGCAAATTAATTAGTCATTATATCATGTATGGTAACTGATTCGAATTTTTTTAACTTGtcaacatcttttttttttttggatgagaGGGAGGGACCCAAGATCCCAAGAAAAATTAACGGTGCCTACAAGTGACAAGACTCAGAACATCGCGCTGAAGCAAGACAAACAGCCCATCTGGTGGTTCTTCTAGAACAGTAGTACCGTACCCCACGGGGCTGATTGTCCCAAATTAGCTAGGAAATCTACACATTAGTTACCTTCACGGAGAATTGAATGTGTACCACCTTGATGTCATGGGATTGATTCAGGAGAAACTTGCAGTCCACGATAAGTGTGTTGAGCTCAGATGAAGAGTCAGACTCCTTGAGGAGCTAGGCTTCAATATACTATGTGTAATAAAGTatgaaatacataattatatgagtatgattattacttagaaattttttttcacATAAGAAGAAGATCGAAGAAGTATGAGTATGATCATtacttaagaattttttttcacataagaagaagaagaagaattacaTTTACTTAAATATAGATTGTCactttttatcaaataaaaaaaaaatttcaattattttaatagttaactGAATGTTTCAAAAATGTAAAGATAAAGGCGAAAATCAAGATCACGaattaaagaataataaatattaatttttctcaatttcaagACTAATCATTTTAGCAAATGTACATCTTAAAAGTATAAACACATAATAaatcactaattaattaatcaatgtAACTAATAAAAACTAAAgcatatatttcaaatttggagattttttaaattaaaatggatACTTCATACGCtccattattaaaatcttggtaaaagaaaaagataataaagaaaattgtGACTTTAtttatgtgatttatttctttttatttaatgaatttgaactttaatatatattttgagttcatttattataaaataatatattctaaaAAATAGAGAGgccaaaagtgtattttatttctattatattaatattaatatattcatacatatttaataaaattttgagggTGGGTAGGGTGAGGGAGCTAGGTTTCCCCTACCCCTAACTTAGCTCCACCCATAGGGTCttttatctaattatataatcTTATTCACTTcactaaaaatttcaatttagtttaaATATAATCCCATATATATCTATTAAGTATCGCAAGATTCCAACCaaatttaaatatacaaataataataaatcaaaagcTTTGGACCTAACAGGttacaacaagtcaacaacaattTGGTGGAgataataactaataacaaattaacaatataatatggAGCAGATAGTGAACCAATAGCTCCGTACAAACAGCTGGTAATGATGAAaattagtattatttatttctgATTAATAAGTACAAAACCCACCAACAGAATAGGAGCTGCGCGCCACCAGAGAACGCACAATATtcagaaataatttttttaaagaatattcataaataaatttatataaaaaacttaaaaaatgtcTAACTGTTTCTGTCTTAACTCTTAACACTGGTTGAGAAGACAAATCATTAAACATCGATGGTGAAGCCAAATTGTTGGATGAGCCTGACCAGCTTAAACCATTGTGTtagttaaattaaatataaatataaatttttgattGTTATCAGTTAAGTTATACCACGGTACGCACACGATATTCATAGAGTAGGAAGAAAAAGTGAGTTAGGTCAGGAGAACTAATCCACAGTTTAAAACGGGCGGAATCTGATTCAaagaaataagatataataatGGGgtgataattattatttagaaattaacaGCAATGTGGGAATCCCACTCACCACCTGTCCTTTCCAACATCATTAATACGGACTAATATATAAAGCtcacataaaatattattattattctaaccTGTAACCAAATCAACCAATTCTCACCATATAATTTTCTGCCTTAAAAGATACGAAAAGATAAAGTACAACATTGTAAGACAAAAAGCATAATCTGTACGATTCTCCATGTTTTAAAACTATAGTGTATTAAGTATTGGTAATGtgtgtattttatatttgataaattatatatttttcgcttaatttatattattagtaagATGTATGATATGATATTTTTCAATGATATGCGTttgataaattttgtattttgaccTTAGCagataaaaaattacaatgagGCAAATCAGTTTAAGTTGTTCATAGTTGACCAATTTAAACCAAGAAGGTCCGTAGATTACTTCTGCTAGAAAATGatatgattttattaaaaatactagttttacatGTGCATTGCGCAACTAatttaatgtccaatgtttgtATCTAAACAAGTAATTCAAAGCATATcaatattagattatatatgagaagttcattatagttggcactaaaattaatgtttaatttttatttttctacaaataattatctaaatacttattgtagttAGTATGGTATTAGGGAGTagatactacttttagttggaattactctaagttttgttaattcgcTTTTGATTAGATTTAATTTGTCATTGTATTCGTTTTTATTGCTTGTCcacttattttttttgttggtaatgTCTTATGTGTAATTGGATTACTGGTGCTATTTGgtaaaaaaagaatagatttggtataattagttttgttaaaataaagaaatagatgCATAGAATCCCCATATTAGACAAACATTCCAATAGagggaaaaataatttaaaaagtactaaattcaaaattcatttcaaccaacaattagactaacattttttagttcccgtTATAGGGATAACATTATTGGTTGTTATTAGATTTATATTTAGTAGattaactttattggctcttattagatttattattatatagatagataATAAATATAGTAGATTAGTAGATAGATAATAGGataaatgttttattattattattattattattattattattattatgtgatgGGATTTAGTAGAAGTGTACAActttaaaagtaaatataataaattatcatttcaatttcgaaaaataaaaaaaaaacaatttatataatgttatttatagAGTATGTATGAATGACTGCAAATTGTGTGTGTTTCCACTTTGGTTAAATCGATCGGTCTTTTCAGGCTCGACAGGAACCTAATTTTAGTACGTCGTAATCTCTCGTCTTGTGCTTCTCTTGCGCATGTAAAGCACTCGCAACTCTTccacttttaataataataataataataataataatctataatatataatatataatatataatatatataaaaacaaaatcctccaaaacgaaatcttattTCCCGCctaaaatattgtacattaaaacaattaaaacaataataaattaatattaaaactacaataatattaaaacacgaaatcctataacatcaaaacattgttatacattaggattagtgcATTGTTATAATACTGCCGCCATTCGTATTAGTATACCTGCAATCATCAATTAGaatcaattaaaacaataaattaatattaaaatctatatctatatattatatatatatatatatatatatatatatatatatatatatatatatatatatatatacatatatataaacaaaatcctccaaaacgaaatcatattttccgcccaaaatattgtacattaaaacaattaaaacaataaattaatattaaaactacaataataataaaaacactaaatcctataacatcaaaatattgttatacattaggattagtgcATTGTTATAATACTGACGCCATTCGTATTAGTATACCTGCAATCACCAATTAGaatcaattaaaacaataaattagtattaaaactacaataatattaaaacaaccATTCGTATTAGTATACCTGCAATCATCAATTAGaatcaattaaaacaataaattaatattaaaattacaacaataTTAAAACACGGAATCAAGAAACGTTAAAACACGAAATCTAATAGGATTAAACCATTTTTGTTATACAATAGGATTCGCACGTTAAAACACGAAATTCAATTGGattaaaacattgttatacaatAGGATTAAAACATTGTTGTAATACTCCCTCTATTCGTTTTAGTATAAATGCAGCCGTCAATTAGCATCAAGTTATAACCTGCTCATGCAAATCAAAATAGTAAAACGATATTGTCATGCAATATTGTTCTTTCATTAATGGGGTTTGTTTTTATCTCTGCTTCGACCTATCCCCCAAGACGAGAAAAAGTTGTATTAGACTCCGgctaatgcgttgttatttgtcaagggaatatccacattccacaatcaaccaacagacactggagtgcttactccatgactccacaatcaaccaacagacactggagtgcttactccatgactcccaggtaaatgaacagacactggagtgcttactccatgactcccaggtaaatgtTATTACACTGgagtgcttactccatgactcccaggtaaatgtTATTACGTTTAAAAGTGTATATGAATTTTGTGTAAATTTTGTTAAACACTGtagtcatatttaatatttgcacatggagagcattacaatattttatttttctttcttcagggaacttgtatccatttacaGATCCCTAAATAGTTTGTGGTTAAATTCAAGACACTGTTGAAGGAAAGGGAAGTCtatgatattcacaatttcGTTGTGTAAACGTATCGCATGAAGTTTAAGTCATGCGAGCATAAGTATATGATGAAAGCGAACCACGACACTTTGATTACCGCTTCCAATCTAGATGAATCTGTCTTCcccaaacacatgttcaaactCAACGATTTTGGATCGTTGAAGGCTCCtagaggagtggatagcaatcggctaattggtaaattcttctttaaattttattctatactagatgtgttcttatttatttttgttatactaaatttctaatagtatACATTCCTGAATGCCATTATTGTGCAAAAAGTTGTCCAAGttaattcaaatcctcaaatgttgattgattttgtcattgaagACTCTCGGTATGTGTTTGTTTAGATGAccttttgatttgtttaagtataaatttaggcATCTTCATGCTCATTGATGTTTTCACTACTCAGGGGTATTCGGCTCACTATTACCCTATGGGAGGAGCACGTGGATTCTGTCTTGCTTTACTATAATGTTGATTTGGCAGAACTACTGATTGTTATACTACAGTTTTGTAGAGCATGGGTGAATAAGGGTAAGTAATTACCCAATAGCAGTCTTAAATTTGTTTGATTCGAttataactatttaaaattgtttatcaTATTAGATGGTGAGGTTAGGATATCCCGTTCCTACACCGCAACAAAGATTCTGTTCAACTATGAATGCTTTGAGTTCCTCAATTTCAACCAATGTCATACAATTGcgttatataatatttgatgttataatttatataattgtatatatatcaatctaaatattttaaaaatattataacaaatccattccgtgcaatgcacgggcgaaaatactagtaataataataatagctagAATCAacatagttattattattattattattattattttaagtaacgAAGGAAACTCATAATTACTATATGAAAGTATGCACTTGGTTAATCATGTTTTACGATCATAGTTGATAAAGTGTTACaaagaagtaaaacaataacaacaacaacaataacaataataataataataataataataataataataattattattattattattattattattattattatttctaccataataaaagaatgaaaaacaaAACTTGTGCCAATAATACACCGGTCGCTGGAGTTGCATAAAAGATTCTAACGATCCATTTGATTCGTGAACAATATTTGAAGGTGAATGGATAAATTGAAATTctattgaaaagaaattataatggaaatatattttgtttggttagtggaaaagaaattactgaaaAAATTGATTCTATTATTTGGTTGAGTTTGAAATTATAAAGAATAATAAGTATAAAGACCTATATGCCcctaagaaattaaaaaagtttCAATCCACTTATAACTAGATAACTAATAAAGTGTGATGATAGTAAAATAGTGATGACATGTTATATTTTCTTTCCAGTTGCAGAAACAAAATACCCAAACTTTGTAAGAAATTTGTTTTTCCTCAAATGTGAGGAATTCATTTTTCATTGGAAAATGCATTCTATGAACCAAACaacatttttctcaatttttaggaaaaattttaagaagaagaagaagatgatgatgatgttgatgatgatgattgcAATTAATACTATAAAAAATTAGACAAACTAAAATAAAGGGAAAGACCCAGAAGAGTTCAAGAAGCAAGGGGAAAACACTTGTCATAATTTTGAATGTGTAAGAATAAATTGTTTAACCTTTTTTCCCCTTCCTTTATTAATTTCTTCAGGGATTTAATATAAATTAGAGTATTGAATGATGATTGACCATAGATTACTAAGagcattttcaataattataattttgaggagtttttgcaTGTGCGGTTAGGAAAGAGGAGATgggggcaaaaaaaaaaaaagcaaaaccaATCTAGAAAACACACCAAAAAAGGCAGATTGGCGAGCCCAGCTGGTACGTGCAGTGCACTTGCTCGATTGGGCGCTATGACTAAGCCACACGCGACCAGTATTTACACATGGTGAGACCCACTTCACAAATTAAAAGCCATTTCCTTGTAGGTAGAGTTGGATTCTTCTCTCATCCTCCTCTCTCCTCCACGTAAGTATTACCTTCtcaaaaatcaataatgaaaaTGTCCTATGAGGTTTGGTAGACAAATTAGGTAAATTATGTTTTTTCTATtaaagggggtgtttggcaaacggctgatggcttatagctgatagctggttggtttagctagtagttgatggctgattgcgttaactggtttgaccagctggttgtattagctggttataaaaaactgtttggtaaattagctggttactagtagctgattgaatgtaaaatgacatttaagggtatgcgtgtattgtattatttcaacctttaaatataacaaaccCACCACCCATTTATAAGTAAAttccattgatttcaaaggacaaaatagtcaatatatacTCATTAATCTCAACAAGCTAATagaaaaagctacattcattagcttttcaattttcagtttattggcccaataagccaaAGCCAAtaaaccatttaccaaacacttcaaaatagcttattggtagGTCAAAGATGCTAAActtgatcaaataagctaaaatttggctgataagccaataaccaaacacccccaaagtATTGCATAGTTGccataaatgaaaaatttttataaatat of Ipomoea triloba cultivar NCNSP0323 chromosome 3, ASM357664v1 contains these proteins:
- the LOC116014013 gene encoding uncharacterized protein LOC116014013, which produces MRHRTSVEEDKHAVSLRRSPRFLPKNQQDLEHPVTPEIEPRAIRAPNADSTPLSSNRKISLNKKQREAPGRITEKSSGSVMSGDSSTGPRRSSRLISRFECSKEVPKKAKAITNGSVISSNSYPRSRRSSILISQVEDFTPLRRSKRIAENGSFEKRVTKDWIEVSSVEKGYRDIVLACPAIRTSNKTPNPPEIKSKARVNSSNKSVVKSEKRATRRSCLSQADEGKAKHGGRIGKPSTSKLEKIETFPAKPSSEVATEGGENPEESIDLGEKQRGVKRKRAQEEDGHVIAKGWTKEQELALQKAYFAAKATPKFWKKVAKMVPGKSAQECFDRIHLDHLTPPQPRPRSRAKKAGLLLSPPSASKLLQTADANAKKLRCSKLKSHFSQKAVREMLEKQYNNIDRDKEADVFSVLESRTDQSNEALQEAANVVTPEVKLERVSFLGRCSERSSSGHKDQRSRLSNLPGAALFSPPVLKPIKNKALHDRYIDQLHCREARRNAASLRTATHNHRNGNQDQQVDTIQAAKNALIFDARDAIHQFQNSQTNLSNILYDGEDDDCDYNDNDGVDED